One window of Papaver somniferum cultivar HN1 chromosome 9, ASM357369v1, whole genome shotgun sequence genomic DNA carries:
- the LOC113309309 gene encoding CBL-interacting protein kinase 32-like isoform X2 has protein sequence MSGAKVKRKVGIYELGRTIGEGTFAKVKFAKNSETGEPVAIKILDKEKVLKHKMSEQIRREIATMKLIQHPNVVRLFEVMGSKTKIFIVLEFITGGELFDKIVNHGRMIEDEARRYFQQLINAVDYCHSRGVYHRDLKPENLLLDVHGNLKISDFGLSAISQHVQDDGLLHTTCGTPNYVAPEVLKDKGYDGAKADLWSCGVILFVLLSGYLPFDDSNLMNLYKKISVAEFTCPPWLSFDARKLITRILDPDSETRITIPELLEDPWFKKGFKPPVFEEKDYTNLDDVDAVFKDSEEYHVTEKREEQPVAMNAFELISMSKGLDLGNLFEQQEIKRETRFTSTCPANEIISKIEEAARPLGFDVHKKNYKMRLENIKAGRKGNLNVATQVFQVAPSLHMVEVRKSKGDTLEFHKFFKKLSTSLKDVVWRSATEGDQSVN, from the exons ATGAGCGGAGCTAAAGTCAAGCGTAAAGTGGGTATATATGAGCTTGGAAGAACTATCGGGGAGGGGACATTTGCTAAGGTGAAGTTTGCCAAGAATTCTGAAACTGGGGAACCTGTAGCTATAAAGATCCTTGACAAAGAGAAAGTTCTCAAGCACAAGATGTCTGAACAG ATACGGCGAGAAATAGCAACGATGAAGCTAATACAACATCCAAATGTTGTTCGCTTGTTTGAG GTTATGGGGAGCAAAACAAAGATTTTTATCGTTCTAGAGTTTATTACTGGAGGAGAACTCTTTGATAAAATT GTTAATCATGGCCGGATGATAGAAGATGAAGCTCGGAGGTATTTCCAGCAGCTTATTAATGCTGTAGATTATTGTCATAGCAGGGGTGTTTACCACAGAGACTTAAAG CCAGAAAATTTATTACTTGATGTCCACGGAAACCTCAAAATTTCTGATTTTGGATTGAGTGCAATATCCCAACATGTCCAG GATGACGGTTTGCTTCACACTACATGTGGAACTCCAAATTATGTCGCACCTGAG GTCCTCAAGGATAAAGGGTATGATGGAGCAAAAGCAGACTTGTGGTCATGTGGGGTCATCCTATTTGTACTGCTATCAGGATACTTGCCTTTTGATGATTCTAATCTTATGAATCTATATAAAAAA ATCTCGGTCGCAGAGTTCACTTGCCCTCCTTGGCTCTCTTTTGATGCAAGGAAACTAATAACTCGAATCTTGGATCCTGACTCTGAGACT CGAATCACAATCCCTGAGCTTTTGGAGGATCCGTGGTTCAAGAAAGGTTTTAAGCCACCAGTGTTTGAGGAGAAAGATTATACAAACTTGGATGATGTCGATGCTGTTTTTAAGGACTCGGAA GAATATCATGTGACTGAGAAAAGAGAAGAACAACCAGTAGCTATGAATGCCTTCGAATTGATTTCCATGTCAAAGGGTCTAGATCTTGGAAATTTGTTTGAGCAGCAG gaaattAAGAGGGAAACAAGGTTTACGTCAACGTGTCCTGCTAACGAGATCATCAGTAAAATTGAAGAAGCAGCCAGGCCCCTTGGGTTCGACGTTCACAAGAAAAACTATAAG ATGAGGTTAGAAAATATTAAAGCAGGGAGAAAAGGAAACCTTAATGTCGCCACTCAG GTATTTCAAGTTGCACCATCACTTCATATGGTCGAGGTACGGAAATCAAAAGGTGACACATTGGAGTTCCACAAG TTCTTCAAAAAGCTGTCGACGTCTCTCAAGGATGTTGTTTGGAGATCTGCTACGGAAGGCGACCAAAGTGTGAATTAA
- the LOC113309309 gene encoding CBL-interacting protein kinase 32-like isoform X1, giving the protein MSGAKVKRKVGIYELGRTIGEGTFAKVKFAKNSETGEPVAIKILDKEKVLKHKMSEQIRREIATMKLIQHPNVVRLFEVMGSKTKIFIVLEFITGGELFDKIVNHGRMIEDEARRYFQQLINAVDYCHSRGVYHRDLKPENLLLDVHGNLKISDFGLSAISQHVQDDGLLHTTCGTPNYVAPEVLKDKGYDGAKADLWSCGVILFVLLSGYLPFDDSNLMNLYKKVSLFHVKTTLLISAAATSPCLNYSLYVQISVAEFTCPPWLSFDARKLITRILDPDSETRITIPELLEDPWFKKGFKPPVFEEKDYTNLDDVDAVFKDSEEYHVTEKREEQPVAMNAFELISMSKGLDLGNLFEQQEIKRETRFTSTCPANEIISKIEEAARPLGFDVHKKNYKMRLENIKAGRKGNLNVATQVFQVAPSLHMVEVRKSKGDTLEFHKFFKKLSTSLKDVVWRSATEGDQSVN; this is encoded by the exons ATGAGCGGAGCTAAAGTCAAGCGTAAAGTGGGTATATATGAGCTTGGAAGAACTATCGGGGAGGGGACATTTGCTAAGGTGAAGTTTGCCAAGAATTCTGAAACTGGGGAACCTGTAGCTATAAAGATCCTTGACAAAGAGAAAGTTCTCAAGCACAAGATGTCTGAACAG ATACGGCGAGAAATAGCAACGATGAAGCTAATACAACATCCAAATGTTGTTCGCTTGTTTGAG GTTATGGGGAGCAAAACAAAGATTTTTATCGTTCTAGAGTTTATTACTGGAGGAGAACTCTTTGATAAAATT GTTAATCATGGCCGGATGATAGAAGATGAAGCTCGGAGGTATTTCCAGCAGCTTATTAATGCTGTAGATTATTGTCATAGCAGGGGTGTTTACCACAGAGACTTAAAG CCAGAAAATTTATTACTTGATGTCCACGGAAACCTCAAAATTTCTGATTTTGGATTGAGTGCAATATCCCAACATGTCCAG GATGACGGTTTGCTTCACACTACATGTGGAACTCCAAATTATGTCGCACCTGAG GTCCTCAAGGATAAAGGGTATGATGGAGCAAAAGCAGACTTGTGGTCATGTGGGGTCATCCTATTTGTACTGCTATCAGGATACTTGCCTTTTGATGATTCTAATCTTATGAATCTATATAAAAAAGTGAGCCTTTTCCATGtcaaaactacccttttaatctCTGCCGCTGCAACATCTCCATGTTTAAATTATTCTCTTTATGTGCAGATCTCGGTCGCAGAGTTCACTTGCCCTCCTTGGCTCTCTTTTGATGCAAGGAAACTAATAACTCGAATCTTGGATCCTGACTCTGAGACT CGAATCACAATCCCTGAGCTTTTGGAGGATCCGTGGTTCAAGAAAGGTTTTAAGCCACCAGTGTTTGAGGAGAAAGATTATACAAACTTGGATGATGTCGATGCTGTTTTTAAGGACTCGGAA GAATATCATGTGACTGAGAAAAGAGAAGAACAACCAGTAGCTATGAATGCCTTCGAATTGATTTCCATGTCAAAGGGTCTAGATCTTGGAAATTTGTTTGAGCAGCAG gaaattAAGAGGGAAACAAGGTTTACGTCAACGTGTCCTGCTAACGAGATCATCAGTAAAATTGAAGAAGCAGCCAGGCCCCTTGGGTTCGACGTTCACAAGAAAAACTATAAG ATGAGGTTAGAAAATATTAAAGCAGGGAGAAAAGGAAACCTTAATGTCGCCACTCAG GTATTTCAAGTTGCACCATCACTTCATATGGTCGAGGTACGGAAATCAAAAGGTGACACATTGGAGTTCCACAAG TTCTTCAAAAAGCTGTCGACGTCTCTCAAGGATGTTGTTTGGAGATCTGCTACGGAAGGCGACCAAAGTGTGAATTAA